A genome region from Columba livia isolate bColLiv1 breed racing homer chromosome 2, bColLiv1.pat.W.v2, whole genome shotgun sequence includes the following:
- the LOC102092154 gene encoding carbonic anhydrase 13 isoform X3 — MLTGGPLSGTYRLRQIHFHWGSNDEAGSEHTVDGMKYAAELHVVHWNAEKYSSFVEAARQSDGLAVMAVFLKIGECNPQLKKITDRLDTIRIKGKRALFTNFDPSCLLPKSLDYWTYFGSLTVPPLLESVIWIVLREPINVCSEQLAKFRSLLSTAEDEVACCLLRNYRPPQPLKGRQVRRN; from the exons TGCTGACCGGGGGGCCACTCAGCGGGACCTACAGGCTGCGCCAGATCCACTTCCACTGGGGCTCCAACGACGAGGCCGGCTCGGAGCACACGGTGGATGGGATGAAGTATGCGGCGGAG CTTCATGTGGTCCATTGGAATGCAGAGAAGTATTCCAGTTTTGTCGAGGCAGCTCGTCAGTCAGATGGATTAGCAGTCATGGCTGTATTTCTGAAG ATTGGTGAATGCAACCCTCAGCTGAAGAAGATCACTGACCGCTTGGACACCATCAGAATCAAG ggcAAACGAGCACTCTTCACAAACTtcgatcccagctgcctgcttcCCAAGTCCCTGGACTACTGGACTTACTTTGGCTCTCTGACCGTTCCACCTCTTCTTGAGAGTGTCATCTGGATTGTCCTGAGAGAACCCATAAATGTTTGTTCTGAGCAg CTGGCCAAATTCCGCAGCCTCCTGAGCACCGCTGAGGATGAGGTCGCCTGCTGCTTGCTGAGAAACTACCGGCCTCCCCAGCCTTTGAAGGGACGACAAGTCAGAAGGAATTAA